The Mytilus galloprovincialis chromosome 4, xbMytGall1.hap1.1, whole genome shotgun sequence genome contains a region encoding:
- the LOC143072614 gene encoding uncharacterized protein LOC143072614: MRTIFRQIMRWSTSYQPSFQSRRFLMDNQLLNMNKYFMRCEEYQKKYDADSKKTFVLKMSNKMKSEERISHDDLQTMIHLVRSPREFDLCVDMARSYQTAKVNSSENSKVCSPVNHQLATVQSPVNIHTPTEHQPTMFLSPKVHQTSKVHAPVNHHQTSKVYTHVKHHTANVHVLAHHQNNKVHSPGNLNHDCKVSAFSNHQTVKDNTSITEEAGNVPINPTKYQNSKLDIGSQFMRMLHHFKKAYIAIMFMEDRSTMRNFLYNNSVIDVYMDLLFKTEEYEKVVRTYEEIDYFNEQKLTNHMTLVMAALYNLNTQEALEKAVEIIRDKYLQDITVTPPKARAFAAALALRQDDPNLALNILQLGSESHSINNINSAIRVMALAKLDKVYEAFQMLDSFHNQIGHEGETFKKPIRIYPECLNALNDMVKRNSDPEILEKFTEMKYNLREAGLINCVTLFQKLSQTLYSNPPNICKCELNEYFTSDRCTPVHKIKVL; the protein is encoded by the exons atGCGGACGATTTTCCGTCAAATAATGAGATGGTCAACCAGTTACCAGCCGTCATTCCAAA GCAGACGATTTTTAATGGATAACCAGTTACTgaatatgaataaatattttatgagaTGCGAggaatatcaaaaaaaatatgatgcagATTCAAAAA AGACTTTTGTGTTGAAGATGTCAAATAAAATGAAAAGTGAAGAAAGAATTAGTCATGATGATCTACAGACAATGATCCATCTAGTTCGGTCACCCAGGGAATTTGATCTTTGTGTTGATATGGCTAGAAG ttATCAAACAGCAAAGGTTAATTCATCTGAAAACAGCAAAGTTTGTTCACCTGTGAATCACCAACTAGCAACAGTTCAATCACCTGTAAATATTCATACACCAACAGAACACCAGCCAACCATGTTTCTGTCACCTAAAGTTCACCAAACTTCAAAAGTTCATGCTCCTGTAAATCATCACCAAACATCCAAGGTTTATACACATGTAAAACACCATACAGCAAATGTTCATGTTCTTGCACACCACCAAAACAACAAAGTTCATTCTCCTGGTAACTTGAACCATGATTGCAAGGTTTCTGCATTTTCAAATCACCAAACTGTCAAAGATAATACCTCCATAACTGAGGAAGCTGGGAATGTTCCTATAAATCCTACAAAGTACCAGAATAGCAAGTTGGACATTGGGTCACAGTTCATGAGGATGTTGCATCATTTTAAGAAAGCATATATCGCTATTATGTTTATGGAAGATAGG TCCACCATGAGGAATTTTCTGTATAACAATTCTGTGATTGATGTGTATATGGATTTACTATTCAAGACAGAAGAATATGAGAAAGTTGTGAGAACTTATGAAGAAATAGATTATTTTAATGAACAAAAACTTACAAATCATATGACACTGGTCATGGCAGCTTTATATAATTTA aataCACAGGAAGCTTTGGAGAAAGCTGTTGAAATCATACGTGACAAATATTTACAAGATATAACCGTGACACCACCAAAGGCACGAGCATTTGCTGCAGCTTTAGCTCTAAGACAG GATGATCCTAATCTGGCATTGAATATTCTACAGCTTGGTTCTGAAAGTCATTCCATAAATAATATAAACTCAGCAATAAGA GTCATGGCACTGGCAAAGTTAGATAAAGTTTATGAAGCATTTCAAATGTTAGATTCATTCCATAATCAGATAGGTCATGAAGGTGAAACCTTTAAAAAGCCAATTAGAATTTACCCAGAATGT ctaAATGCATTGAATGACATGGTCAAAAGAAATAGTGATCCAGAAATTCTAGAGAAATTTACAGAAATGAAATACAATTTACGAGAAGCTGGACTAATAAACTGTGTGACATTATTTCAAAAACTTTCACAAACTTTATATAGTAATCCTCCTAATATATGCAAATGTgaattaaatgaatattttacatCTGATAGATGTACCCCGGTGCATAAAATAAAAGTGCTATAA
- the LOC143070687 gene encoding uncharacterized protein LOC143070687: protein MAMSTQQEERDHFTVSGFCEAILSTAEFECSLEDILDKKASEAKRLIWKMELKRENKEEQKSEKDEDITEIMNKEEKKPEMGVDISTEQRREMIITRPIHVQRIGENPLKNAVGHINKNLVQNSVLKGSINDKETKKDERKMKRELMKEEKIRQKKAKEEEKIVKTQFKAIEKSNQRHNKDVKSKWKKEQKRRKKMKKMGEKANRMLEKEMKRIEKKRVTDEKKKVFQAIDVVKDKQNDLTTVKTNEDDKNKTIDIDGEQQNGSKIVKANEETENDEDERKTTDQTIDVEKNRTEKDTEVTEEQTISCDRIGNNEVKENSEKDAKDIKMSTKNAGKKTTFAARISEFFRSLSCIKKQKKSKDVC, encoded by the exons ATGGCAATGTCCACCCAACAAGAGGAAAGGGATCATTTTACCGTGTCCGGGTTTTGTGAGGCCATTTTAAGTACAGCAGAATTCGAGTGTTCGCTTGAGGACATACTAGACAAAAAGGCTTCTGAGGCAAAGAGGCTAATTTGGAAAATGGAATTAA AAAGAGAAAATAAGGAAGAGCAGAAATCAGAAAAAGACGAGGATATAACAGAAATTATGAATAAGGAAGAAAAGAAACCAGAAATGGGTGTGGATATATCAACAGAGCAAAGACGGG AAATGATAATAACAAGGCCGATCCACGTGCAGAGAATTGGAGAGAATCCATTGAAGAATGCAGTCGGACATATAAATAAG AATCTAGTCCAGAATTCTGTACTGAAAGGAtcaataaatgacaaagaaacgAAAAAGGACGAAAGGAAAATGAAAAGAGAACTTATGAAAGAGGAAAAAATAAGACAGAAAAAAGCTAAAGAAGAGGAAAAGATTGTTAAAACACAATTCAAAGCAATCGAAAAAAGTAACCAAAGACACAATAAGGATGTGAAGTCAAAATGGAAGAAGGAACAAAAGAGGAGAAAGAAGATGAAAAAGATGGGTGAAAAAGCAAATAGGATGTTGGAAAAAg AAATGAAGAGGATCGAGAAAAAGAGAGTAACGGACGAAAAGAAGAAAGTATTCCAAGCTATTGATGTTGTTAAGGATAAACAAAATGATTTaacaacagtaaaaacaaatgaaGACGATAAAAATAAAACTATCGATATTGATGGGGAACAACAAAATGGTTCCAAAATAGTCAAAGCAAATGAAGAGACAGAGAATGACGAAGACGAGAGGAAGACAACAGATCAAACAATCGATGTTGAGAAAAACAGAACAGAGAAAGATACAGAGGTAACCGAAGAACAGACAATCAGCTGTGATAGGATTGGAAATAATGAAGTGAAAGAAAATTCCGAAAAAGATGCAAAAGACATTAAAATGAGTACCAAAAATGCCGGAAAGAAAACCACATTTGCTGCAAGAATCAGTGAATTTTTCCGATCCTTATCGTGTATCAAAAAGCAGAAGAAAAGCAAAGATGTGTGCTGA
- the LOC143072609 gene encoding tripartite motif-containing protein 42-like produces MAQGKYSDIESKCGICWSPYTEPRLLDCFHTFCTPCLEKLDVNDSYLTCPLCRTKIPISDKGVSGLKSYPFNFERSQSDNELTDICEFCFDENIAVAKCLDCKINLCTNCRDYHKKIKTSHSHSLEKLKLDQLDKHNDNSAHECKEHKKEFTLFCKPCNILLCSECSEKAHRFHDFQNLAILIQAKKKMLLARTASLKSRISVLGNTTERIKQEENNSYKHCSIVKKDMIAHATSIKDVFCNTVDVLMNENLAIIDNVKKKDVKAIDTYLNEIETEQLSLAGLVKTTEDFITRSSEKQFMEDFYIIGRHLDKVLNKTVNPLNLHELKYKSGEFKKATIEKLFGQINVCAKDNVITPLYPELPMPEFLPVKERHSFKFPHKIIDIATANNDNMWIFTENLVSLCNHDGVVQSTYAPIAESKRMLRKSADELWFWTGQSAVKKVKTNHLEGYKVPFKNGLVGCFIQNGNLLVYNKDEKEFYEVSEQKGVQQKIKIVDPKNKLQNTDIFTSENILMAETKNSNLVISSLKKTVVIADKHGTILEAFERPNAIFRGIAVDNYGQILVADFENDFIDILSEDGVFQRNLLNNVNNDRIIYSTFHISIDEWGLLWVFNEEKTMKMFSYQ; encoded by the coding sequence ATGGCGCAAGGAAAATATTCCGATATTGAATCAAAATGTGGGATTTGTTGGTCTCCGTACACAGAACCGCGACTCTTGGACTGTTTCCATACTTTTTGCACACCGTGTCTGGAAAAACTGGATGTGAATGATAGTTATTTGACGTGTCCGTTATGTAGGACAAAAATTCCTATATCAGACAAAGGGGTAAGTGGTTTGAAGTCTTATCCGTTCAACTTTGAACGATCTCAAAGTGACAATGAATTAACTGACATTTGCGAATTTTGTTTTGACGAAAATATTGCAGTAGCTAAATGTCTGGACTGTAAAATAAATTTATGCACAAACTGTAGAGACTACCATAAGAAAATAAAAACGTCGCATAGTCACTCGCTTGAGAAGTTGAAGTTAGATCAATTGGACAAACACAATGATAACTCAGCACATGAATGCAAAGAACATAAAAAGGagtttactttattttgtaaACCTTGTAATATTTTGTTGTGTAGTGAGTGCTCAGAAAAAGCACATCGCTTTCATGATTTCCAGAACCTGGCAATATTAATCCAAGCTAAAAAGAAAATGTTACTTGCCAGAACAGCAAGCTTGAAATCCAGAATATCGGTTCTTGGAAACACCACAGAGAGGATCAAACAAGAAGAAAACAACAGTTACAAACACTGCAGTATAGTGAAGAAGGATATGATAGCACATGCTACAAGCATTAAAGATGTATTTTGTAATACTGTTGATGTTCTGATGAACGAAAACTTGGCTATAATCGACAACGTTAAAAAGAAAGATGTTAAAGCGATTGACACGTACTTGAATGAAATCGAAACAGAACAACTTTCATTGGCTGGTCTCGTCAAGACAACGGAAGACTTCATTACACGGTCTTCGGAAAAACAGTTTATGGAAGATTTTTATATTATTGGCAGACATCTTGACAAAGTcctgaacaaaactgtgaacccGTTGAATTTGCATGAGTTGAAATATAAAAGTGGCGAATTCAAAAAAGCAACAATTGAGAAATTGTTTGGACAAATAAATGTGTGTGCAAAGGACAACGTGATAACCCCTTTATACCCAGAATTACCGATGCCTGAATTTTTACCTGTCAAAGAAAGACATAGTTTTAAGTTTCCACACAAAATCATAGATATCGCAACCGCTAATAACGACAATATGTGGATATTTACGGAGAACTTGGTCAGTCTGTGTAATCACGATGGCGTTGTGCAATCGACTTATGCACCAATTGCCGAAAGCAAACGAATGCTTAGAAAGTCTGCAGATGAGTTATGGTTCTGGACTGGACAATCTGcagtgaaaaaagtaaaaacaaatcatCTAGAAGGGTATAAAGTTCCATTTAAGAATGGATTGGTTGGTTGTTtcattcaaaatggaaatttgCTTGTATATAATAAAGATGAAAAGGAATTCTATGAGGTGTCAGAACAAAAAGGTGTCCAACAGAAAATAAAAATCGTAGATCCCAAAAATAAACTGCAAAACACAGACATTTTTACTAGCGAAAATATTTTGATGGCGGAAACTAAGAACTCAAATCTTGTTATTTCATCACTAAAAAAAACTGTTGTAATCGCTGATAAACATGGGACAATTCTCGAGGCATTTGAACGACCAAATGCAATTTTCAGAGGTATAGCTGTAGATAATTACGGACAAATTTTAGTAGCGGACTTTGAGAATGATTTTATCGATATTTTATCTGAAGACGGTGTTTTTCAGAGAAACTTGCTGAATAATGTAAATAATGATCGAATCATATACAGTACTTTCCATATTTCTATTGATGAATGGGGCCTGTTGTGGGTGTTCAATGAAGAAAAAACTATGAAAATGTTTTCTTACCAATAA